CCTTTATTCCCTTTCTCTTTTCCTGTTCTGTAAAGGGAACTTCAGCAAAATCTTCTCCTTTCATTGGTGTTGAAAAAGGACATTTCATAAGGGATGGTAACCCCTATTATTATATTGGTACTAATTTTTGGTACGGAGCTATTTTAGCATCAGAGGGTGAAGGTGGAAATCGCCAACGTTTGCATAAGGAGCTTGATTTTTTACAAAGTATAGGTGTTGATAATCTTCGTATTTTGGTTGGATCAGATGGACTGCAAGGGGTTACTGCTAAAGTAGAACCCACATTGCAAATTGCTCCCGGGGTATATAATGATACTATTTTAGCCGGATTAGATTACCTGCTAGCTGAAATGCGTAAAAGAAAAATGGTAGCCGTACTCTATTTGAATAATTCTTGGGAATGGAGTGGTGGATATGGGCAGTATCTTGAATGGGCAGGTTATGGAAAAGCTCCAGTCCCTGCCGTTGATGGTTGGCCTGCTTATATGGATTATGTAAAGCAATATATGCAATCGGATAGTGCAAAAACTCTTTTTGCTAGCTATCTGAAAGATATCCTTACACGCGTCAATAGATATACTCATATAAAATATGTGGATGATCCGGCAATTATGTCTTGGCAAATAGGTAATGAACCTCGAGCTTTTTCGGATCAAAATAAAGAACCTTTTGCTGCATGGATCTCTAGCGTTGCTGCTTTAATAAAGTCATTAGATAAAAATCATTTGGTTTCGACCGGGAGTGAAGGTAAGCATGGTTGTGAGGACGATCTGGCTTTATTTGAGAAAATTCATGCAGATAAAAATATTGATTATATGAATATTCATATATGGCCTTACAATTGGGGATGGGTAACGAAAGACAGTTTGCAGGAAAAGCTGGATGTAGCTGAGAGAAACACGAAGCAGTATATAAATGAACATTTGAGTATTGCAAAGAAGTATCAGAAGTCTCTGGTTCTCGAAGAATTTGGTTTTCCCCGTGATCATTTTCAATTCTCTAAATCTACGACTACTCATGTTCGTGATGATTATTATAAATACGTATTTAATCTAATTGCTGATAAAACTTTTTCTGATGGGTTATTTGCCGGATGTAATTTCTGGGGATGGGGTGGTTTTGCTAATCCATCAGCTACTCATGTCTTTTGGCAGAAAGGAGATGAGTATACCGGTGATCCTGCTCAAGAAGAGCAAGGTTTGAACTCGGTATTTGCGACA
This is a stretch of genomic DNA from uncultured Bacteroides sp.. It encodes these proteins:
- a CDS encoding beta-mannosidase; translated protein: MLKQTILLLSFIPFLFSCSVKGTSAKSSPFIGVEKGHFIRDGNPYYYIGTNFWYGAILASEGEGGNRQRLHKELDFLQSIGVDNLRILVGSDGLQGVTAKVEPTLQIAPGVYNDTILAGLDYLLAEMRKRKMVAVLYLNNSWEWSGGYGQYLEWAGYGKAPVPAVDGWPAYMDYVKQYMQSDSAKTLFASYLKDILTRVNRYTHIKYVDDPAIMSWQIGNEPRAFSDQNKEPFAAWISSVAALIKSLDKNHLVSTGSEGKHGCEDDLALFEKIHADKNIDYMNIHIWPYNWGWVTKDSLQEKLDVAERNTKQYINEHLSIAKKYQKSLVLEEFGFPRDHFQFSKSTTTHVRDDYYKYVFNLIADKTFSDGLFAGCNFWGWGGFANPSATHVFWQKGDEYTGDPAQEEQGLNSVFATDSTVGIIKTANRNLK